The Tubulanus polymorphus chromosome 1, tnTubPoly1.2, whole genome shotgun sequence genome contains a region encoding:
- the LOC141903928 gene encoding molecular chaperone MKKS-like isoform X1, with the protein MSAMSPGGRVCMKQQSIVTYKHISDEDVLTSLCTLRQIVQSCYGPRSKLKIIHNQSLGHLTITSTSGRLLNCLSISKPYLKFVVTSVAGHLEKYKDGGLYTLLLTLSLIENGIKTGLKLPLVSELFAYFGHETLSLIEEVKIAGMENDLSLKAMLRLVNGIVRPKHACYVKQTNLDFLCKLLLESFLNSVPSQEDQNSSFNEVLKLGVEGLDVTESRLWTGVLLPFVHSVISDSCHFTKPLKVVVLVTSLSGDSNEFIHAKYELRNLQTTAVNDVVIQLWMEVCQQLVNDGVSVVFCQKVVHPILQQFLHENSVHVIDRLGSAAMKSVTHLTGCAPVISLKEQSLSECYGKLDGIDVVTVNKKKFYHLKNDRNSATKTLILCNWSEQALEELKYVSNVVQHVLQMSIFHPDILPGGGCFETLITTKLHSKIFSNRKSLAAKFGCSDSQLLTSLRYFKRGFMDTIPGHGDKTILEHWRDNHYHHCWLDDEAKCQCGAVARTDTENFKNLCEIDKFGYVDSLFDKKVLGSDVEICDLAVAKVSSLRLIFNTASTMLKIGCMIQDLN; encoded by the exons ATGAGTGCTATGTCTCCGGGTGGGCGAGTgtgtatgaaacaacaatctATTGTTACCTATAAACACATTTCTGACGAGGATGTACTCACTAGTCTGTGTACTCTGAGACAGATTGTGCAGTCGTGTTACGGACCAAGGAGCAAACTTAAAATCATACACAATCAGTCATTAGGACATTTGACGATTACTTCAACATCTGGGAGACTTTTAAACTGTTTATCAATTTCGAAACCTTACCTGAAATTCGTTGTCACGTCCGTTGCTGgtcatttagaaaaatacaaagaTGGCGGATTGTACACACTGTTACTAACTCTAagtctaattgaaaatggtaTTAAAACCGGACTAAAACTTCCGCTTGTTTCTGAATTGTTTGCGTACTTCGGCCACGAAACTTTATCACTCATCGAAGAAGTGAAGATTGCTGGTATGgaaaatgatttatcattGAAAGCAATGTTGCGACTAGTGAACGGAATAGTACGACCTAAACATGCATGTTACGTTAAACAAACTAATCTTGACTTTCTGTGTAAACTGCTGCTCGAGAGCTTTCTCAATTCAGTTCCTTCACAGGAAGATCAAAACAGTAGTTTCAATGAGGTTCTGAAACTCGGTGTAGAAGGATTGGACGTGACTGAATCACGATTATGGACGGGAGTTCTTCTGCCTTTTGTACATAGCGTAATCAGTGACTCCTGCCATTTTACAAAACCATTGAAAGTGGTTGTGCTAGTCACGTCGTTATCAGGGGATTCTAATGAGTTCATCCATGCCAAATATGAGTTAAGGAATCTACAGACTACTGCTGTAAATGATGTTGTCATACAGTTGTGGATGGAGGTATGCCAGCAGTTGGTGAATGATGGTGTCAGTGTGGTATTTTGTCAAAAAGTTGTTCATCCAATCTTACAGCAGTTCCTTCATGAGAATAGTGTACATGTTATTGATAGGCTTGGAAGTGCGGCAATGAAATCAGTTACACATTTGACAG GTTGTGCACCAGTCATATCATTGAAGGAACAGAGTTTGAGTGAATGCTATGGCAAGTTGGATGGTATCGACGTGGTAACTGTCAATAAAAAGAAGTTCTATCACCTAAAAAATGACCGCAATTCAGCCACGAAAACTCTCATTCTTTGCAATTGGTCTGAACAAGCATTAGAGGAACTGAAG taTGTCAGCAATGTAGTTCAACACGTGCTTCAGATGAGTATCTTCCATCCAGATATATTACCAGGCGGTGGCTGCTTTGAAACTTTGATCACTACGAAACTTCACAGTAAG ATATTTTCCAATAGAAAAAGCCTTGCTGCGAAGTTTGGATGTTCTGACAGTCAACTGTTGACTTCGTTACGATATTTTAAGCGGGGATTTATGGATACAATACCAGGACATGGTGACAAAACCATATTAGAACATTGGCGGGATAATCACTACCATCATTGCTGGTTGGATGATGAAGCGAAATGTCAGTGCGGTGCAGTAGCCAGAACTGACACGGaaaactttaaaaatttgtgtgAAATTGACAAATTCGGCTATGTAGACTCCCTCTTTGACAAAAAAGTATTAGGAAGTGATGTTGAAATTTGTGATTTAGCTGTAGCGAAAGTTAGTAGTCTGCGACTCATTTTTAATACAGCAAGTACTATGTTAAAAATAGGATGTATGATTCAAGATTTGAATTAA
- the LOC141903928 gene encoding molecular chaperone MKKS-like isoform X2 has protein sequence MSAMSPGGRVCMKQQSIVTYKHISDEDVLTSLCTLRQIVQSCYGPRSKLKIIHNQSLGHLTITSTSGRLLNCLSISKPYLKFVVTSVAGHLEKYKDGGLYTLLLTLSLIENGIKTGLKLPLVSELFAYFGHETLSLIEEVKIAGMENDLSLKAMLRLVNGIVRPKHACYVKQTNLDFLCKLLLESFLNSVPSQEDQNSSFNEVLKLGVEGLDVTESRLWTGVLLPFVHSVISDSCHFTKPLKVVVLVTSLSGDSNEFIHAKYELRNLQTTAVNDVVIQLWMEVCQQLVNDGVSVVFCQKVVHPILQQFLHENSVHVIDRLGSAAMKSVTHLTGCAPVISLKEQSLSECYGKLDGIDVVTVNKKKFYHLKNDRNSATKTLILCNWSEQALEELKYVSNVVQHVLQMSIFHPDILPGGGCFETLITTKLHNIFQ, from the exons ATGAGTGCTATGTCTCCGGGTGGGCGAGTgtgtatgaaacaacaatctATTGTTACCTATAAACACATTTCTGACGAGGATGTACTCACTAGTCTGTGTACTCTGAGACAGATTGTGCAGTCGTGTTACGGACCAAGGAGCAAACTTAAAATCATACACAATCAGTCATTAGGACATTTGACGATTACTTCAACATCTGGGAGACTTTTAAACTGTTTATCAATTTCGAAACCTTACCTGAAATTCGTTGTCACGTCCGTTGCTGgtcatttagaaaaatacaaagaTGGCGGATTGTACACACTGTTACTAACTCTAagtctaattgaaaatggtaTTAAAACCGGACTAAAACTTCCGCTTGTTTCTGAATTGTTTGCGTACTTCGGCCACGAAACTTTATCACTCATCGAAGAAGTGAAGATTGCTGGTATGgaaaatgatttatcattGAAAGCAATGTTGCGACTAGTGAACGGAATAGTACGACCTAAACATGCATGTTACGTTAAACAAACTAATCTTGACTTTCTGTGTAAACTGCTGCTCGAGAGCTTTCTCAATTCAGTTCCTTCACAGGAAGATCAAAACAGTAGTTTCAATGAGGTTCTGAAACTCGGTGTAGAAGGATTGGACGTGACTGAATCACGATTATGGACGGGAGTTCTTCTGCCTTTTGTACATAGCGTAATCAGTGACTCCTGCCATTTTACAAAACCATTGAAAGTGGTTGTGCTAGTCACGTCGTTATCAGGGGATTCTAATGAGTTCATCCATGCCAAATATGAGTTAAGGAATCTACAGACTACTGCTGTAAATGATGTTGTCATACAGTTGTGGATGGAGGTATGCCAGCAGTTGGTGAATGATGGTGTCAGTGTGGTATTTTGTCAAAAAGTTGTTCATCCAATCTTACAGCAGTTCCTTCATGAGAATAGTGTACATGTTATTGATAGGCTTGGAAGTGCGGCAATGAAATCAGTTACACATTTGACAG GTTGTGCACCAGTCATATCATTGAAGGAACAGAGTTTGAGTGAATGCTATGGCAAGTTGGATGGTATCGACGTGGTAACTGTCAATAAAAAGAAGTTCTATCACCTAAAAAATGACCGCAATTCAGCCACGAAAACTCTCATTCTTTGCAATTGGTCTGAACAAGCATTAGAGGAACTGAAG taTGTCAGCAATGTAGTTCAACACGTGCTTCAGATGAGTATCTTCCATCCAGATATATTACCAGGCGGTGGCTGCTTTGAAACTTTGATCACTACGAAACTTCACA ATATTTTCCAATAG